The following proteins are encoded in a genomic region of Oryza brachyantha chromosome 11, ObraRS2, whole genome shotgun sequence:
- the LOC102714786 gene encoding DEAD-box ATP-dependent RNA helicase 52C: protein MAAPSPRTSWADVADADPPAPAPAPAPAPAPASSNGPARSSYVPPHLRNRGASSGGGGGGAAPPPPSSSAPGLLGRPGGGGMGRMGGGGGGGGGGVGFGAPRRWDREPNPFGNEDAAAGDETEVFDAHQNTGINFDAYEDIPVETSGQNVPPPVGTFAEIDLGQALNDNIRRCKYVRPTPVQRYAIPISLAGRDLMACAQTGSGKTAAFCFPIISGIMRGPPAQRPQRGGMRTACPLALILSPTRELSMQIHDEAKKFSYQTGVRVVVAYGGAPITQQLRDLERGVDILVATPGRLVDLLERARVSLQSIRYLALDEADRMLDMGFEPQVRRIVEQMDMPPPGVRQTMLFSATFPKEIQRMASDFLENYIFLAVGRVGSSTDLIVQRVEFVQEADKRSHLMDLLHAQRDTATPGKPTLTLVFVETKRGADSLEHWLCMNGFPATSIHGDRNQQEREYALRSFKSGQTPILVATDVAARGLDIPHVAHVVNFDLPNDIDDYVHRIGRTGRAGKSGLATAFFNENNSSMARSLAELMQESNQEVPAWLSRYAARPSYGGGGRNRRGGGGSRFGGRDFRRDSSSGRGGDYYGGGGSGGAGGYGGSSAYGGGGYGGGAGAGAPSAWD, encoded by the exons CCCTCACCTCCGGAACCGGGGGGCTTCGTcggggggtggtggtggtggcgcggcgcccccgccgccgtcctcctccgcgcccgGGCTCCTCGGCCGCCCCGGTGGCGGTGGTATGGGGaggatgggcggcggcggcggcggcggcggtggtggtgttggTTTCGGTGCGCCGCGGAGGTGGGACCGGGAGCCGAACCCGTTCGGGAacgaggacgcggcggcgggggacgaGACCGAGGTGTTCGACGCGCACCAGAACACCGGGATTAACTTCGACGCGTACGAGGACATCCCCGTCGAGACCAGCGGCCAGaacgtgccgccgccggtgggtaCGTTCGCGGAGATCGACCTTGGACAGGCGCTCAACGACAACATCCGGCGGTGCAAGTATGTGCGCCCCACCCCCGTGCAGCGGTACGCCATCCCGATCTCGCTTGCGGGCAGGGACCTCATGGCCTGCGCGCAGACCGGGTCCGGGAAGACGGCCGCCTTCTGCTTCCCCATCATCAGCGGCATCATGCGCGGCCCGCCCGCCCAGAGGCCTCAGCGCGGTGGGATGAGGACCGCCTGCCCTCTCGCGCTCATCCTCTCCCCGACCAGGGAGCTCTCCATGCAG ATTCACGACGAGGcgaaaaaattttcttatcaGACTGGTGTCAGGGTGGTTGTCGCATATGGAGGAGCACCTATTACTCAGCAG TTGAGAGATCTTGAGAGGGGTGTTGACATTCTTGTCGCTACTCCTGGTCGATTGGTTGATTTATTGGAAAGGGCAAGAGTATCTTTGCAATCTATCAGATATCTTGCCCTTGATGAGGCTGATAGAATGCTTGACATGGGTTTTGAACCACAAGTTAGGAGAATTGTTGAGCAAATGGACATGCCTCCGCCAGGTGTCAGGCAGACAATGTTGTTTAGCGCCACATTCCCAAAAGAAATCCAG AGAATGGCATCTGACTTCCTGGAGAACTACATATTCCTGGCTGTTGGAAGAGTTGGTTCAAGTACAGATCTGATCGTACAAAGAGTTGAGTTTGTACAGGAAGCAGACAAAAGAAGCCACTTGATGGATCTGCTTCATGCACAAAGAGACACTGCTACTCCAGGAAAG CCAACACTTACACTTGTCTTCGTGGAAACCAAAAGGGGTGCTGATTCATTGGAGCACTGGTTGTGTATGAATGGATTTCCAGCTACTTCTATTCATGGTGATAGAAACCAGCAG GAAAGAGAGTATGCTTTGAGATCCTTCAAGAGTGGACAAACTCCTATTCTAGTTGCAACTGATGTGGCAGCCCGGGGCCTCGACATTCCTCATGTTGCTCATGTTGTAAACTTTGATCTTCCCAATGATATTGATGACTACGTACACAGGATTGGGAGGACAGGGAGGGCAGGAAAAAGTGGTCTTGCAACTGCCTTTTTCAATGAGAATAACTCTTCCATGGCGAGGTCTTTGGCTGAGCTAATGCAAGAATCTAATCAGGAGGTACCTGCATGGTTGTCTCGCTATGCAGCTCGTCCATCttatggtggtggtgggaggaaCAGaaggggtggtggtgggagtCGCTTTGGTGGCCGTGACTTCCGCAGGGATTCTTCCTCAGGAAGAGGTGGTGACTACTatggtggaggcggcagcggtggAGCTGGTGGTTATGGGGGTTCCTCTGCATATGGGGGTGGTGGctatggtggtggtgctggcgCTGGGGCTCCAAGTGCCTGGGATTAA